One Mastomys coucha isolate ucsf_1 unplaced genomic scaffold, UCSF_Mcou_1 pScaffold7, whole genome shotgun sequence genomic window, TGGTTCAACTTATATTAATAGCATACCCAAAGAGGAAACGCCTGGGCTTTAGTCTtttctaaaggaagaaaatattctgTGTTCAGAAAGGTGGATTTAAGTTGATAATAAAGAGCTTaataaggagaaaggaagagacagaaaagaggacaCCATTAGGACACAAAGGTTTATGTGATTTTAGCCATTACAACAGGAGTTCAGGAAGATCTCAAGTGTTACATTGGTGTTATCAAtattacaaaaagagaaaaaaagtgacAGGCACCAGTGAAGAGCACCAGAGACCCAGCACAAACCTAGACCATCCTCCTTCCTTCAACTGCCAAGGTATTTTCACAGATtaagcccccccaccccctcctttcaTCTCAGCTTTCCCTAACCTGCTTGGCCTGGGGAACTCAAGCCTCATCctcgccctcctcctcctcaaactCGCCCTGCTCATCAGNNNNNNNNNNNNNNNNNNNNNNNNNNNNNNNNNNNNNNNNNNNNNNNNNNNNNNNNNNNNNNNNNNNNNNNNNNNNNNNNNNNNNNNNNNNNNNNNNNNNNNNNNNNNNNNNNNNNNNNNNNNNNNNNNNNNNNNNNNNNNNNNNNNNNNNNNNNNNNNNNNNNNNNNNNNNNNNNNNNNNNNNNNNNNNNNNNNNNNNNNNNNNNNNNNNNNNNNNNNNNNNNNNNNNNNNNNNNNNNNNNNNNNNNNNNNNNNNNNNNNNNNNNNNNNNNNNNNNNNNNNNNNNNNNNNNNNNNNNNNNNNNNNNNNNNNNNNNNNNNNNNNNNNNNNNNNNNNNNNNNNNNNNNNNNNNNNNNNNNNNNNNNNNNNNNNNNNNNNNNNNNNNNNNNNNNNNNNNNNNNNNNNNNNNNNNNNNNNNNNNNNNNNNNNNNNNNNNNNNNNNNNNNNNNNNNNNNNNNNNNNNNNNNNNNNNNNNNNNNNNNNNNNNNNNNNNNNNNNNNNNNGTCCACCAGCTCGGCACCCTCTGTGTAGTGGCCCTTTGCCCAGTTATTTCCTGCACCACTCTGGCCTGCCAGAGCAAAGGAGGATTAAGTCAGCCAATATTGGAAAAattccctctttaaaaaaaaaaaatcacctctcaGATAAGACTATTTCAAATTATCaccaaatggccaataaatactAAAACAATAAACTATTTGGTCATCAATACAATTATAAATGAGTTAAGAGAGCACACCTGGGTTTGAAAAAGCTAAGATGCATTTGCCTCAAAGCCTGAACTAAGGCTTAGGCGCCACCCCTCGATGCTATTTATGCTCCCAATCTATCACACTTCTCCGCCCCTTGTGCTAGTGGTAATTAGCACCTTGTGCTCTCTGTCTTCAGCTATGCCACATACTCACCGAACACGAAGTTGTCCGGCCTGAAGATCTGCCCAAATGGTCCAGACCTGACTGAGTCCATAGTGCCTGGCTCCAGGTCCACCAGGATGGCCCTAGGTACATATTTATTACCTGCAGAGGAACAAGAGCTGGCTTAGCTCTTCAGGCAGTGTGCTCTATAGAGAAAGGCTTGGTCCCACCTCCTTCCTGATTAGTGGTACCCCCAAACAAAGAAAGGTCTATTACGACCAAGCTTTCAAGGGGTTTGGCTGGCAGAAAAGAGGGTACCCCACCCTccaaaaaatggccatcctagtCAGACCACCTTCTCCTGGGTCCAAATAAGAGCAGAGCTTAGGGGTGCCAGAATGAAGATGGGGTGTTAATTACCAGTAGCTTCATTGTAGTACACATTGATTCTTTCCAGTTGCAAATCACTGTCTCCATGGTAACTTCCAGTGGGGTCTATACCGTGCTCATCACTGATGACCTCCCAAAACTGTGACATACAAAGACTGTATTTAGCTATGCacaaccccacccccaatcccaaTGAGAATCCCCCTCCAACACCCCTACAATTTTAACAACAGGACATTGCAGAAGCTTTAATGAGTGGCATGACCCGGGCACAGCCTTAGGGCTTGCATCGTAGAGGATCAGAAAGTTGAAACTGGGCGGTTTCCCAGGCGAACAGCTGCTCTCAGCaggaggtaggggtgtgtgtgtgtgtgtgtgtgtgtgtgtgtgtgtgtgtgtgtgtgtgtgaaaagctGGGTTTGCAAGTCACAGCCACCATTGGTGGCTGGAGACAAACGCGTTGGGACTATAGGCACGGAAGAAAAGGGGGCCGGCGGGAA contains:
- the LOC116081495 gene encoding tubulin beta-4B chain-like; translated protein: MREIVHIQAGQCGNQIGAKFWEVISDEHGIDPTGSYHGDSDLQLERINVYYNEATGNKYVPRAILVDLEPGTMDSVRSGPFGQIFRPDNFVFGQSGAGNNWAKGHYTEGAELGEFEEEEGEDEA